A genomic stretch from Chloroflexota bacterium includes:
- a CDS encoding tetratricopeptide repeat protein, protein MPRTRLPLQSTAHDSALAQQIGARLRDARKRSGLTQQQLAGDRYTKAYVSALETGIARPSMVALSYLAERLSLPPSHFLDEQNPTWSRLAVDMTLASGDWQAAADGYASLLDIPLDDLGRAEVLRGRAEALARLDKGKDAVTAAAEAARLFSSLGRVSDEALARYWLAYGLYLSDQEADAQSLLSSLLERVRAGLKVEPDFEMRLLMALAAVASRSGDHARSLTHLETARGLAEDLDDRRRAMFLFNLAISYQETGDLEAAIRTGTQGLALLRSAGAVFESAQIENTLALAYLSSGNVERAAELADEARAAFEEVGDDRFLCAVLDTDAQVALAQGRLDDSAAIARRAIEMARATGNRGVELTAMLTEARALRANDDAEGAEARYDEAAILARAGHSAGRTREVLREWAELRATLGDHRGAYELTREALAVK, encoded by the coding sequence ATGCCGCGTACCCGCCTGCCGCTACAGAGCACTGCGCACGACAGCGCACTCGCCCAGCAGATCGGCGCGCGCCTCCGGGACGCACGCAAGCGGAGCGGGCTGACACAGCAGCAATTGGCGGGCGATCGGTACACGAAGGCGTACGTCAGCGCGCTCGAGACCGGGATCGCGCGCCCGTCGATGGTCGCGCTCAGCTACCTGGCCGAGCGGCTTTCGCTCCCACCCAGCCATTTCCTGGACGAGCAGAATCCCACGTGGAGCCGCTTGGCGGTCGACATGACGCTGGCCTCCGGAGATTGGCAGGCCGCCGCCGATGGCTACGCGTCACTCCTCGACATCCCTCTCGATGACCTTGGTCGCGCCGAGGTCCTCCGTGGTCGCGCCGAGGCGCTGGCACGCCTGGACAAGGGGAAGGACGCGGTCACCGCCGCGGCGGAGGCGGCCCGCCTCTTCAGCTCGCTTGGACGCGTCTCGGACGAGGCGCTGGCCCGCTACTGGCTGGCGTACGGGCTCTACCTCTCGGACCAGGAGGCGGATGCGCAGAGCCTCCTCAGCTCGCTCCTCGAACGGGTACGAGCGGGCCTGAAGGTCGAGCCTGACTTCGAGATGCGCCTCCTGATGGCACTCGCCGCCGTAGCGTCGCGCAGCGGCGACCACGCGCGGTCGCTGACACATCTCGAGACCGCCCGCGGCCTGGCCGAGGACCTCGACGACCGGCGACGCGCGATGTTCCTCTTCAACCTGGCCATCAGCTACCAGGAGACCGGGGATCTGGAGGCAGCGATCCGGACGGGGACGCAGGGGCTGGCTCTGCTTCGCTCCGCGGGTGCGGTCTTCGAATCGGCGCAGATCGAGAACACGCTGGCGCTGGCGTATCTGTCCAGCGGCAATGTCGAGCGTGCGGCAGAACTCGCCGACGAAGCTCGCGCCGCGTTTGAGGAGGTTGGCGACGACCGCTTCCTGTGCGCCGTGCTTGATACCGATGCGCAGGTCGCACTGGCCCAGGGTCGCCTCGATGACTCGGCGGCTATAGCCCGCCGGGCGATCGAGATGGCACGGGCCACCGGGAATCGCGGGGTCGAGCTGACTGCGATGCTCACCGAAGCTCGCGCGCTGCGCGCGAACGACGACGCGGAGGGGGCAGAGGCGCGCTACGACGAGGCGGCGATCCTCGCCCGAGCGGGGCACTCAGCCGGACGGACGCGCGAGGTGCTGCGGGAGTGGGCCGAGCTGCGCGCGACGCTGGGTGATCACCGTGGGGCCTACGAGTTGACCAGGGAGGCGCTCGCGGTCAAATAA